The Triticum aestivum cultivar Chinese Spring chromosome 3A, IWGSC CS RefSeq v2.1, whole genome shotgun sequence genome includes a region encoding these proteins:
- the LOC123061251 gene encoding uncharacterized protein codes for METVGWSYELAHSIILKNMRAVFLSLIGVPLSIGPFLSRHCGGGSSDDAGGTTKRRWLPLSCVEYFPFPLSRGSDLEATWALQRSGASSAATTDFSDAPLHNWRSSRRQMRIEILPRNLRAEDVCKGLGRRGNAAQARKWQFGEIRGYQQSRVRFISIATRQSVVNLNLGVHDLTSF; via the exons ATGGAAACTGTTGGATGGTCCTATGAGCTAGCCCACTCCATCATACTAAAAAACATGCGAGCAGTTTTCTTATCACTCATCGGCGTTCCTCTCTCCATCGGACCCTTCCTATCTCGCCATTGCGGAGGCGGCAGCAGCGACGACGCCGGAGGGACGACCAAGAGGCGATGGCTACCTCTCTCGTGTGTGGAGTATTTCCCTTTCCCTCTCTCACGCGGCAGCGATTTGGAGGCGACGTGGGCGCTGCAAAGGTCCGGCGCAAGCTCGGCTGCGACAACGGACTTCTCCGACGCCCCTCTCCACAATTGGCGGTCCTCCCGCCG GCAAATGAGGATTGAAATTCTGCCAAGAAATCTTAGAGCAGAAGATGTTTGCAAGGGACTTGGAAGACGAGGGAATGCTGCGCAGGCGAGAAAATGGCAA TTTGGAGAAATTCGTGGTTACCAGCAGTCTCGAGTTAGATTTATTTCAATTGCAACCAG GCAGAGTGTTGTGAATTTGAATTTGGGTGTGCATGATCTTACTAGCTTCTAA
- the LOC123061252 gene encoding uncharacterized protein yields the protein MRAVFLSLVGVPLSTGPFLSRYCGGGGSDDAGGTTRRRWLPPSRVEYFPFPLSCGSDLEATWALQRSGASSAATTDFSDAPLHNWRSSRRQMRIEILPRNLRAEDVCKGLGRRGNAAQARKWQFGFVVTTGLELDLFQLQPGRVL from the exons ATGCGAGCAGTTTTCTTATCACTCGTCGGCGTTCCTCTATCCACCGGACCCTTCCTATCTCGCTATTGCGGAggcggcggcagcgacgacgccggAGGGACGACCAGGAGGCGATGGCTACCTCCCTCGCGTGTGGAGTATTTCCCTTTCCCTCTCTCATGTGGAAGCGATTTGGAGGCGACGTGGGCGCTGCAAAGGTCCGGCGCAAGCTCGGCTGCGACAACGGACTTCTCCGACGCCCCTCTCCACAATTGGCGGTCCTCTCGCCG GCAAATGAGGATTGAAATTCTGCCAAGAAATCTCAGAGCAGAAGATGTTTGCAAGGGACTTGGGAGACGAGGCAATGCTGCGCAGGCGAGAAAATGGCAA TTTGGATTCGTGGTTACCACCGGTCTCGAGTTAGATTTATTTCAATTGCAACCAG GCAGAGTGTTGTGA